The Spartobacteria bacterium DNA segment TGAGCACCACAGATAAACGACAGGTTATTTTGCAGGCATTAGAAAAGGAGCTTAAGGGGCGGCGTTATGATGAAGTGACGGTGGATCAGATTGCAAAAACGGCAGGGGTGGGCAAGGGGACGGTGTATCGCTATTTTAAGGACAAGGATGATCTTTTTTTTCAAATGGTGCAGGAATTTCTGAAAGAAGAAATTGATGCTATCACTGTGGTGGCGATTTCGTCATTGAATCCTATTGAAAAGATCATCGGTGTCGGTGAAGTTATGAGTATGCATATCCATCAGCATGGACAATATATACGTATGATGCATGCTCCGCATTTTGGTCGTCGCACACACGGGCCGCGCGAAATCATGGGTGAACATCACGACCGGTTGAACCGGCTTCTTACCCAGATTTTCACCGATGCAGAAAACGAGGGGGTTCTACGTGAGGGGCTGGATCACCAACTGCTGCTCTGCGCTTTTAAAGGTATTGTTATGGAGCGTTCCATGCAAATGCGCCACCTCGGTACGGAGCTTCGGATGCGGGATCTTTTGGATCTCCTGTTGGACGGGATCGGAACTCGTGCATAAAAATTTTCTTTATTGTGCAATAAGCAGGGCTGGTTGTTCGTTGCTGTAAGAACTGACTGGTCAGTTTTTATTTATCAAATAACTACGTTTAGGATATGACAATGAAAGCATCTCGCTCAACCATTACAGGTATGGCAGCCGTACTGTCGATGTTATGGCTCAGCTCCTGTACAACCATGGAACCGAAGCGCGATAATGTGCTTGAGGAATATACTTCGCGTGGTTTCAGCATCCAGAATGGAGCCGTCGATCTTTCGATGCCCTGGTGGACATGTTTTGATTCGGCTCAGCTCAATCGTCTGATGACCGAGGCGTTTTCCGGCAGTTTGACTTTGGAGCAGGCGGCCGCGCGGCTTCAGCAGGCAGAAGCGTCGGCTCGCAAAAGCGGTGCTTCGGGAAGCGTGCAGATGGAGGGCAAAGCGGAGACCTCGACGAGCTATCTCTCCGGAGAAAATGAGGGAACGCAGTCAGCACGCTCTGTGGGATTGTATGCCAGCTATGAGGTCGATTTATGGGGGCGGATCAGCTCTACGAAAAAGGCGGCATTGGCTAATTGGAAGACGTCAGAATATGACATGCAGACGGCGGCAATGACGCTGTCGGCGGAATTGGCCACGACCTATTTTAACTGGATGTCCCAGCATGAACTGCTTGTCATTTATGAAAGTCAGCTTGCATCCAACGAGAAGAAATTGGAGTCTTTGGAGCGCCGTTTTGAAACGGGACAGGCCACGGCACTGGATGTTTTACAGCAGCGTCAGCTGGTGGCGGCGGCGGAGGCAAAACTGCCGCTGGTTCATCGTTCCATTCAGTCTTATAAAAACAGTCTGGCCACACTTTTGGGCAAACCTGTTGATGCGGATCTGCACCTTGTCGTGGAGGCGCTCCCGAACCTGCCGGCGAAACCGGTTGTGGGGCTGCCGGCTGAATTGCTGGGGCGTCGTCCGGATATTCAATCGGCTCGTCTGGCACTGGAGTCAGCGGACTGGTATGTGTCGGCCGCTCGTGCGGCCCGGTTGCCAACGCTTTCGCTGACTGGATCGATCAGTACCGAACCGTCGCATGTCGATGACCTTTTT contains these protein-coding regions:
- a CDS encoding TetR/AcrR family transcriptional regulator, translating into MAKGITMSTTDKRQVILQALEKELKGRRYDEVTVDQIAKTAGVGKGTVYRYFKDKDDLFFQMVQEFLKEEIDAITVVAISSLNPIEKIIGVGEVMSMHIHQHGQYIRMMHAPHFGRRTHGPREIMGEHHDRLNRLLTQIFTDAENEGVLREGLDHQLLLCAFKGIVMERSMQMRHLGTELRMRDLLDLLLDGIGTRA
- a CDS encoding efflux transporter outer membrane subunit: MTMKASRSTITGMAAVLSMLWLSSCTTMEPKRDNVLEEYTSRGFSIQNGAVDLSMPWWTCFDSAQLNRLMTEAFSGSLTLEQAAARLQQAEASARKSGASGSVQMEGKAETSTSYLSGENEGTQSARSVGLYASYEVDLWGRISSTKKAALANWKTSEYDMQTAAMTLSAELATTYFNWMSQHELLVIYESQLASNEKKLESLERRFETGQATALDVLQQRQLVAAAEAKLPLVHRSIQSYKNSLATLLGKPVDADLHLVVEALPNLPAKPVVGLPAELLGRRPDIQSARLALESADWYVSAARAARLPTLSLTGSISTEPSHVDDLFNDWISNLAAGLLAPLLDGGSRSAEVDRTVAVARESIASYRQTVLEAVQETEEALCGEQQQQAYVSALDAQYLAAARTENESIIRYQFGVLPYLDTVSAIVSRQSLEITMLQAKTDLLTNRIQLYRALGGDWTFILEKEI